The genomic stretch CTTCTTTTTGTTTTGAAAACTTCTCAACAAAAGGAGCCAGGTCATCTTGAAAAAGATTGTCTCCTAAAATAACAACCATCTTATCTTTATGCGCAAAATCATGCGCAAGCCCCAACGCTTGAGCTATCCCTCCCGCTTCATCCTGCACTTTGTAGGTAAACTTGCATCCAAATTCCTTGCCACTCCCCAAAAGAGTAACAATATCCCCCATATGTTCAACACCTGTAACGATGAGAATGTCTGTAATCCCAGCAGATATTAACTTTTCAATCGGATGATAAATCATCGGCTTGCGGGCTACAGGCAAGAGGTGTTTGTTTGTAACTTTAGTCAAAGGATAAAGCCTACTCCCCGTCCCACCAGCCAGAATAATCCCTCTTATCTTTTCAGATTTTCCCGCCATTTCAAAACTCCTTAAACTCCCTCTCCCTCTGGGAGAGGGTTATTTCTTGCCAATTTCTAAAATACCTATAACTGGGTGAGGGCTAAATTCCCAGGGTCTCTTTCTGCCCTTTGATAATTTTCTGTATCCCCTTTTTTGCCAAGTCAATTAATTCGTTTAACTGATTTTGTGAAAAAGGTTCTTCTTCAGCTGTCCCTTGAACTTCAACAAGTTTTCCGCTTTCTGTCATGACAATATTCATGTCAACTTCTGCAGTCGAGTCCTCAGAATAATCCAAATCTGTAACACAAACTCCTTTTACAATCCCGACAGAGATGGCAGCTAAAAATTCTCTAATTGGGATTTTATCTATCTTTCCTGATTTTTTAAGATACAACATTGCATCATACATCGCAACAAATGCGCCTGTTATTGAAGCTGTACGAGTTCCACCATCTGCTTGAATGACATCAGCATCTATATGAATTGATCTTTCACCTAAAGTTGCAAAATCAACCACAGCCCTTAAAGCCCTTCCAATTAAACGTTGTATCTCTTGGGTTCGCCCTTTTACCTGCCCGCCCCTTTCCCTCTTCATCCTT from candidate division WOR-1 bacterium RIFOXYB2_FULL_36_35 encodes the following:
- a CDS encoding ribonuclease PH; its protein translation is MSRNYNRKTNQPRPVKITRNYLKHPEGSVLIEVGDTKVICTASVEESVPHHRKNTGLGWITAEYSMLPRATDQRMKRERGGQVKGRTQEIQRLIGRALRAVVDFATLGERSIHIDADVIQADGGTRTASITGAFVAMYDAMLYLKKSGKIDKIPIREFLAAISVGIVKGVCVTDLDYSEDSTAEVDMNIVMTESGKLVEVQGTAEEEPFSQNQLNELIDLAKKGIQKIIKGQKETLGI
- a CDS encoding spore coat protein, with the protein product MRGIILAGGTGSRLYPLTKVTNKHLLPVARKPMIYHPIEKLISAGITDILIVTGVEHMGDIVTLLGSGKEFGCKFTYKVQDEAGGIAQALGLAHDFAHKDKMVVILGDNLFQDDLAPFVEKFSKQKEGAMVLLKEVNDPHRFGVVEFKNGKVINIEEKPKKPKSNFAVTGIYFFDSNVFDIISNLKPSRRGELEVSDVNSAYLKNKKLEYSLLSGWWSDAGTFESLERSTLLVEGKIRL